From the genome of Acidimicrobiales bacterium, one region includes:
- a CDS encoding sugar ABC transporter permease — MTTVDAPAAAAGRVQRAGERAAVARTARGGTGRWARRVGWRHLVALAAVAFALFPIVWIVSASVNPTGSLTSQRLVPDHPTLDNYRRLFDGSIPYGKWFVNSMVIAGGSAVGITVLSASAAYAFSRMRFRGRRGGILTILLVQMFPQLLAFVAIFVIMTNIKDVFPSIGLGTRAGLMLVYLGGAMGVNTWLMKGFFDTIPIELDESAKVDGATHTQVFVKIILPLVAPILAVVGLLSFILLLNDFILASAVLGQGDPDNFTLSVGLFRFLSDRFNARWGLFAAGALLAGVPVVVLFQFLQRYIVSGLTQGAVKG, encoded by the coding sequence ATGACGACCGTCGACGCGCCGGCCGCGGCGGCCGGGCGGGTGCAGCGAGCGGGCGAGCGGGCGGCCGTCGCCCGCACGGCGCGCGGCGGCACCGGCCGGTGGGCCAGGCGGGTCGGGTGGCGCCACCTCGTCGCCCTGGCGGCGGTGGCGTTCGCCCTGTTCCCGATCGTCTGGATCGTGTCGGCGTCGGTCAACCCGACCGGGAGCCTCACCAGCCAGCGGCTCGTCCCCGACCACCCGACGCTCGACAACTACCGCCGCCTGTTCGACGGCTCCATCCCGTACGGCAAGTGGTTCGTGAACTCGATGGTGATCGCCGGCGGCTCGGCCGTCGGCATCACCGTGCTGTCCGCCTCGGCCGCCTACGCCTTCTCCCGCATGCGCTTCCGGGGGCGACGGGGCGGCATCCTCACGATCCTGCTGGTGCAGATGTTCCCGCAGCTGCTGGCGTTTGTCGCCATCTTCGTGATCATGACGAACATCAAGGACGTGTTCCCGAGCATCGGCCTCGGCACGAGGGCCGGCCTGATGCTCGTCTACCTGGGCGGGGCGATGGGCGTGAACACCTGGCTCATGAAGGGCTTCTTCGACACGATCCCGATCGAGCTCGACGAGTCGGCCAAGGTCGACGGCGCCACCCACACCCAGGTGTTCGTGAAGATCATCCTGCCGCTGGTGGCGCCCATCCTCGCCGTCGTCGGCCTGCTCTCGTTCATCCTGCTGCTGAACGACTTCATCCTCGCCAGCGCCGTGCTCGGCCAGGGCGACCCGGACAACTTCACCCTGTCGGTCGGGCTGTTCCGGTTCCTGTCGGACCGGTTCAACGCCCGCTGGGGCCTGTTCGCGGCCGGGGCGCTGCTGGCCGGCGTCCCGGTGGTCGTGCTGTTCCAGTTCCTCCAGCGCTACATCGTCTCCGGGCTCACCCAGGGCGCGGTCAAGGGGTGA
- the malF gene encoding maltose ABC transporter permease MalF — MAGTTARRGRGAFALRPASRSTAGLLAKLALLGVVNATTLFALPRLVEQGAWVAATSAVVATVAVDLVYLSRRAIPLKWLLPGTLFMLAFQVYPVAYSAYISFTNYSTGNILSKDQALEQILRSSVRATPDAPRFTVTPLESDDGELGLYLTDEDGTTFLGTAEGAEEVDEPPDAVEGWSPLGLRDANARGRELLDLEVPTDEGIIRLQTATSAALVESVLRYDEAADTITNTETGEVYRPVDGQFRGDGGDRLEPGWRTVVGLDNYTRILDSEAIRGPFLRVLVWNYAFAVLSVVLTFAVGLGLAVALDHPGLRGRRVYRSLLVVPYALPSFMTALIWAGLLNAEFGAVNRMLGMDVEWLRDPTLAKASVLLVNTWLGFPYMFLVCTGALQAIPNELREAAYVDGATAWTAFRRVTFPLLLISLAPLLIASFAFNFNNFNVIYLLNRGGPPIIGAQTPAGHTDILISYTYRLAFEGGRGADFGFASAISMLIFVMVAAISAISFRRTRALEDLR, encoded by the coding sequence GTGGCGGGGACCACGGCACGACGGGGCCGGGGGGCCTTCGCCCTCCGGCCCGCGAGCCGGTCCACGGCCGGGCTGCTGGCCAAGCTGGCGCTGCTCGGCGTCGTCAACGCCACCACGCTGTTCGCCCTCCCCCGCCTCGTCGAGCAGGGGGCGTGGGTGGCGGCGACCTCGGCCGTCGTCGCCACCGTCGCCGTCGACCTCGTCTACCTGAGCCGAAGGGCCATCCCGCTCAAGTGGCTCCTGCCCGGGACGCTGTTCATGCTGGCGTTCCAGGTCTATCCCGTCGCCTACTCGGCCTACATCTCGTTCACCAACTACAGCACCGGCAACATCCTCTCGAAGGACCAGGCCCTCGAGCAGATCCTGCGCAGCTCCGTGCGGGCGACGCCCGACGCGCCCCGGTTCACGGTGACCCCGCTCGAGTCCGACGACGGCGAGCTCGGCCTCTACCTGACCGACGAGGACGGCACGACGTTCCTCGGCACCGCCGAGGGCGCCGAGGAGGTGGACGAGCCGCCCGACGCCGTCGAGGGGTGGTCGCCGCTCGGCCTGCGGGACGCCAACGCCAGGGGGCGGGAGCTGCTCGACCTCGAGGTGCCGACCGACGAGGGCATCATCCGGCTCCAGACGGCGACGTCGGCCGCGCTCGTCGAGAGCGTGCTGCGCTACGACGAGGCCGCCGACACGATCACGAACACCGAGACCGGCGAGGTCTACCGGCCGGTCGACGGCCAGTTCCGGGGCGACGGCGGCGACCGGCTGGAGCCGGGCTGGCGCACCGTCGTCGGGCTCGACAACTACACCCGCATCCTCGACTCGGAGGCCATCCGCGGCCCGTTCCTGCGGGTGCTCGTGTGGAACTACGCGTTCGCCGTGCTGTCGGTGGTGCTGACGTTCGCGGTCGGCCTCGGCCTCGCCGTCGCCCTCGACCACCCCGGGCTGCGGGGCCGGCGGGTCTACCGGTCGCTGCTCGTCGTGCCGTACGCGCTGCCGAGCTTCATGACCGCGCTCATCTGGGCCGGCCTCCTCAACGCCGAGTTCGGCGCGGTGAACCGGATGCTCGGCATGGACGTGGAGTGGCTGCGGGACCCGACCCTCGCCAAGGCGTCGGTGCTGCTCGTCAACACCTGGCTCGGCTTCCCGTACATGTTCCTCGTCTGCACCGGCGCGCTCCAGGCCATCCCGAACGAGCTCAGGGAGGCCGCGTACGTGGACGGGGCCACCGCGTGGACGGCCTTCCGGCGGGTGACGTTCCCGCTGCTGCTGATCAGCCTGGCGCCGCTGCTGATCGCCTCGTTCGCCTTCAACTTCAACAACTTCAACGTGATCTACCTGCTGAACCGGGGCGGCCCGCCGATCATCGGCGCCCAGACGCCGGCCGGGCACACCGACATCCTGATCAGCTACACGTACCGCCTCGCCTTCGAGGGCGGGCGGGGCGCCGACTTCGGGTTCGCCTCCGCCATCTCCATGCTGATCTTCGTGATGGTCGCGGCGATCTCGGCGATCAGCTTCCGCCGCACGAGGGCGCTGGAGGACCTGCGATGA
- a CDS encoding maltose ABC transporter substrate-binding protein — MRARWKLVLAVLAVLTLLAAGCGGDDDGDETAAEDSTTTSTTEAAEEETTTTTAAEGEEEGEEVVRADADLVIWADDTRTPVIQPFVEQFGEENDLTVAVQELGFDDIRDRLTVAGPAGEGPDIIIGAHDWLGQLVTSGVVAPVDLGDRAEEFNPVAIDAFTYDGQLYGLPYAVENVALIRNTDLVPEAPATFEELAQTALDLKAEGQVDVPLAVQEDPGDPFHNYPLFTALGGYVFGRGDDGSYDPTDLGIDSEGGLAAAEAFAQWADQGLISSETTYDVMIESFGSGRAPFAITGPWAITQEDTGFAATGVPYVVEPIPPVAGGEPKPFVGVQGFMVSAQAENPLAAQTFLVDFMANEEAQVALFEAGGRPPALTAAFEQVSDDPDIAGFQAAGANGEPLPAIPEMGSVWSAWTDAYQLVLTGQGDPRQAFTDAADQIRTLIEEGE, encoded by the coding sequence ATGCGCGCACGCTGGAAGCTGGTGCTCGCCGTCCTCGCCGTCCTGACCCTGCTCGCCGCCGGGTGCGGCGGGGACGACGACGGCGACGAGACGGCGGCCGAGGACTCGACGACCACGAGCACCACCGAGGCGGCCGAGGAGGAGACGACCACCACCACCGCCGCCGAGGGCGAGGAGGAGGGCGAGGAGGTCGTCAGGGCCGACGCCGACCTCGTGATCTGGGCCGACGACACGCGGACGCCGGTGATCCAGCCCTTCGTCGAGCAGTTCGGCGAGGAGAACGACCTCACCGTCGCCGTGCAGGAGCTCGGCTTCGACGACATCCGCGACCGGCTGACCGTCGCCGGGCCGGCCGGCGAGGGCCCGGACATCATCATCGGCGCCCACGACTGGCTGGGCCAGCTCGTCACGAGCGGCGTCGTCGCCCCCGTCGACCTGGGCGACCGGGCCGAGGAGTTCAACCCCGTCGCCATCGACGCGTTCACCTACGACGGCCAGCTCTACGGCCTCCCGTACGCGGTCGAGAACGTCGCCCTCATCCGCAACACCGACCTCGTCCCCGAGGCGCCGGCCACCTTCGAGGAGCTGGCCCAGACGGCCCTCGACCTGAAGGCGGAGGGGCAGGTCGACGTCCCCCTCGCCGTCCAGGAGGACCCGGGCGACCCGTTCCACAACTACCCGCTGTTCACCGCGCTCGGCGGCTACGTGTTCGGCCGCGGCGACGACGGCAGCTACGACCCGACCGACCTCGGCATCGACAGCGAGGGCGGGCTGGCGGCCGCCGAGGCGTTCGCCCAGTGGGCCGACCAAGGGCTGATCAGCTCGGAGACGACCTACGACGTGATGATCGAGTCCTTCGGCAGCGGGCGGGCCCCGTTCGCCATCACCGGCCCGTGGGCCATCACCCAGGAGGACACCGGCTTCGCCGCCACCGGCGTGCCGTACGTGGTCGAGCCCATCCCGCCGGTGGCCGGCGGCGAGCCCAAGCCGTTCGTCGGCGTGCAGGGGTTCATGGTGTCGGCCCAGGCCGAGAACCCGCTCGCCGCCCAGACGTTCCTCGTCGACTTCATGGCCAACGAGGAGGCCCAGGTGGCCCTGTTCGAGGCCGGCGGCCGGCCCCCGGCCCTCACCGCGGCGTTCGAGCAGGTGAGCGACGACCCCGACATCGCCGGCTTCCAGGCCGCCGGGGCCAACGGCGAGCCGCTCCCCGCCATCCCCGAGATGGGCTCGGTGTGGAGCGCGTGGACCGACGCCTACCAGCTCGTGCTCACCGGCCAGGGCGACCCCCGCCAGGCGTTCACCGACGCCGCCGACCAGATCAGGACGTTGATCGAAGAGGGCGAGTAG
- a CDS encoding DUF4062 domain-containing protein: MQKYQIFVSSTYEDLRIERETVVRAVLEMGHIPVGMEMFSAADEEQWRIIQRHIDESDYYIAILAHRYGSTLEDGQSYTRREYEYAVTRGVPVLAFLIDEKAEWPADRVDKDPIALAGLEDFKARVKERLVDFWRNSDELHAKCVVALMKAFTAYPREGWVRASTSVASPAVMAELTRLSAENAALRQQLDDAKRQSRADEKRRVFDVRRALESNTVQYNFRRRPSQPWEDSPETSLFDIFYWLAPSLVTEDSTTSLSQTLAMHAAINSPWDLTAMNQVRAILADLVALGLVEPSARRHSVNDDNDYWTLASLGRELLKEVRQLSLHAEPLPEAEDVAQKGDEETSKGPGSL; the protein is encoded by the coding sequence ATGCAGAAGTATCAAATATTCGTCAGTTCGACATATGAGGATCTTAGAATTGAGCGCGAGACTGTTGTGCGCGCCGTATTAGAGATGGGTCACATTCCCGTCGGCATGGAGATGTTTAGCGCTGCCGACGAGGAGCAATGGCGGATCATTCAGCGACACATCGATGAGAGTGATTACTACATTGCAATACTCGCGCATAGATACGGGTCGACCCTTGAGGACGGACAGAGCTACACACGCCGCGAGTATGAGTATGCAGTAACCAGAGGAGTCCCCGTACTGGCATTCCTCATCGATGAGAAGGCTGAATGGCCCGCGGACCGAGTCGACAAGGATCCGATTGCGCTTGCCGGCCTTGAAGACTTCAAAGCACGGGTCAAGGAGAGACTCGTAGACTTCTGGAGAAATTCGGACGAACTGCATGCCAAATGTGTGGTGGCGCTCATGAAGGCGTTCACGGCGTACCCACGAGAGGGCTGGGTGCGAGCGAGTACGTCCGTCGCGAGCCCAGCCGTGATGGCGGAGCTGACACGGCTAAGTGCCGAGAACGCCGCCCTGCGGCAACAACTCGATGACGCGAAACGACAGTCGAGAGCCGATGAGAAAAGGCGAGTTTTCGATGTCCGCCGCGCCCTAGAGAGTAATACCGTTCAATACAATTTCCGGCGGAGGCCCTCGCAACCCTGGGAGGACAGTCCAGAGACCTCGCTCTTTGACATCTTCTATTGGCTTGCTCCGTCATTGGTGACAGAGGACTCCACGACTTCATTGTCCCAGACGCTCGCAATGCATGCGGCAATCAATAGTCCTTGGGACCTCACCGCGATGAATCAGGTGAGGGCCATCCTGGCCGACTTGGTGGCTTTAGGGCTCGTTGAACCTAGCGCCCGACGTCACTCAGTCAATGATGATAATGACTATTGGACGCTCGCCTCATTAGGTCGCGAGCTACTGAAGGAGGTCCGTCAACTATCGCTGCACGCTGAACCACTGCCCGAGGCCGAGGACGTCGCACAGAAGGGCGACGAAGAGACCTCCAAGGGACCCGGCTCGTTGTAG
- a CDS encoding maleylpyruvate isomerase N-terminal domain-containing protein translates to MRDLAGELLDAIDRAGGQVTDLLRSAAPGDAERRLPGSSWTVGDTAAHLADGTGSYVDYLNGSTESWADLSDLPGGSLAASNARHLAEVADRDLGSLADAIDARLAEVAVAAGALDGDDRVFWHGLDVPLATFLAAGLGELLVHGLDMAKVLERPWPIPPGEAAMVAEGLVPLLHLLVAEEAAKGVRVTYELRLRGGGTATLAFRDGALDARMGPAPDADCRVSADPVAFLLVAYGRRSQWSAAATGKLLAWGRKPWAAFRLTSLLVPP, encoded by the coding sequence GTGCGCGACCTCGCCGGCGAGCTCCTCGACGCCATCGACCGGGCCGGCGGCCAGGTGACCGACCTTCTTCGCTCGGCCGCCCCGGGCGACGCCGAACGCCGGCTGCCGGGGTCGTCGTGGACGGTCGGCGACACGGCCGCCCACCTCGCCGACGGCACCGGGTCCTACGTCGACTACCTCAACGGCTCCACCGAGTCGTGGGCCGACCTGAGCGACCTGCCCGGCGGGTCCCTGGCGGCCAGCAACGCCCGCCACCTCGCGGAGGTCGCCGACCGCGACCTCGGGTCCCTCGCCGACGCCATCGACGCCCGGCTGGCCGAGGTCGCCGTGGCCGCCGGGGCGCTCGACGGCGACGACCGGGTGTTCTGGCACGGGCTCGACGTCCCCCTCGCCACCTTCCTCGCCGCCGGCCTCGGCGAGCTGCTCGTCCACGGGCTCGACATGGCGAAGGTGCTCGAGCGGCCGTGGCCCATCCCGCCGGGCGAGGCCGCCATGGTCGCCGAAGGCCTGGTGCCCCTCCTGCACCTGCTCGTGGCCGAGGAGGCGGCGAAGGGCGTCCGCGTGACCTACGAGCTCCGCCTACGCGGCGGCGGGACGGCGACCCTGGCGTTCCGCGATGGCGCGCTGGACGCCCGCATGGGGCCGGCCCCCGACGCCGACTGCCGGGTCAGCGCCGACCCGGTCGCCTTCCTCCTCGTCGCCTACGGCCGGCGCAGCCAGTGGTCCGCCGCCGCCACCGGCAAGCTCCTGGCGTGGGGCCGCAAGCCGTGGGCGGCGTTCCGCCTGACGAGCCTCCTCGTCCCGCCCTGA
- a CDS encoding alpha-ketoglutarate-dependent dioxygenase AlkB has translation MALAWQPTLFGASAPAADAGFATLARTDLDGEAWVDHAPGWLTGADDVFAEALERAPWEGRTVRMYDQRLEQPRLTAHGWDAAPAVVEDMRRLLSDRYGVDLVSVGWNLYRDGRDSVAWHGDRVARTMPTATVAIVSLGGRRRFLLRPKGGGRSVRFEVASGDLLVMGGSCQRTWQHSIPKVAVAAPRISITFRHAYDR, from the coding sequence GTGGCCCTGGCCTGGCAGCCGACCCTGTTCGGGGCGAGCGCGCCGGCGGCCGACGCCGGCTTCGCCACGCTCGCCCGCACCGACCTCGACGGCGAGGCCTGGGTCGACCACGCCCCCGGCTGGCTGACCGGCGCCGACGACGTGTTCGCCGAGGCCCTCGAGCGGGCGCCGTGGGAGGGCCGCACCGTCCGCATGTACGACCAGCGCCTCGAGCAGCCCCGGCTCACGGCCCACGGCTGGGACGCGGCCCCGGCCGTGGTCGAGGACATGCGCCGGCTGCTGTCCGACCGCTACGGCGTCGACCTCGTGTCGGTGGGGTGGAACCTCTACCGCGACGGCCGGGACAGCGTCGCCTGGCACGGCGACCGGGTGGCGAGGACGATGCCGACGGCGACCGTCGCCATCGTCTCCCTTGGCGGCCGGCGGCGGTTCCTGCTGCGGCCGAAGGGCGGCGGCCGGTCGGTGCGCTTCGAGGTCGCCTCGGGCGACCTGCTGGTGATGGGCGGCAGCTGCCAGCGCACCTGGCAGCACAGCATCCCGAAGGTGGCGGTGGCCGCGCCCAGGATCTCGATCACCTTCCGCCACGCCTACGACCGCTAG
- the hutI gene encoding imidazolonepropionase: MTVITGIGRLFTAGPQGTLDDAAVAIEGDRITWVGPAAHAPGDPDVVDLGGCLLTPGLVDAHTHPVYARPRSAEVARRSAGVPYAQVAAEGGGIRSTVRSTRAAHVGDLEAATARRLATWLRAGTTTVEAKTGYHLNRQGEVAAVRLLRRVSGRPGVPRIAVTFLAAHAVPPEWEREQYHYAAEAAGWAGEAAAAGARFVDVFCDEGAFTVEEARRVVTEGAAAGLVPRVHADELARTGGSLLAAEVGAASADHLLRATAEDAAALAAAGVTAVLCPGTALSLGATPPARTLADAGVHLALGSDHNPGTSGITSMSLVVALAVAVFGLSVDEALTAATAGGARSLRASDRGVVEPGRLADLVAWDADHEGAFAWAFGLRPSRVWLGGEEVEPA, from the coding sequence ATGACGGTCATCACGGGGATCGGGCGCCTCTTCACGGCGGGGCCGCAGGGGACGCTCGACGACGCCGCGGTGGCCATCGAGGGCGACCGCATCACCTGGGTGGGGCCGGCGGCCCACGCGCCCGGCGACCCGGACGTGGTCGACCTCGGCGGCTGCCTGCTCACGCCCGGGCTCGTCGACGCCCACACCCACCCCGTGTACGCCCGGCCCCGGTCGGCCGAGGTCGCCCGGCGCAGCGCCGGCGTGCCGTACGCGCAGGTGGCGGCCGAGGGCGGCGGCATCCGGTCGACGGTCCGCTCGACCCGGGCGGCCCACGTGGGCGACCTCGAGGCGGCGACGGCCAGGCGCCTGGCCACCTGGCTGCGGGCCGGCACGACCACGGTCGAGGCCAAGACCGGCTACCACCTGAACCGCCAGGGCGAGGTGGCGGCCGTGCGGCTGCTGCGGCGGGTGAGCGGCCGGCCCGGCGTGCCCCGCATCGCGGTCACGTTCCTCGCCGCCCACGCCGTCCCGCCGGAGTGGGAGCGCGAGCAGTACCACTACGCCGCGGAGGCGGCCGGGTGGGCCGGCGAGGCGGCGGCGGCCGGCGCCCGCTTCGTCGACGTGTTCTGCGACGAGGGCGCGTTCACGGTCGAGGAGGCCCGCCGGGTGGTCACGGAGGGCGCGGCGGCCGGCCTCGTGCCCCGGGTCCACGCCGACGAGCTGGCCAGGACGGGCGGGTCGCTCCTCGCCGCCGAGGTCGGCGCGGCGTCGGCCGACCACCTGCTGCGGGCCACGGCCGAGGACGCGGCTGCGCTGGCCGCCGCCGGCGTCACCGCCGTGCTCTGCCCGGGCACGGCGCTGTCCCTCGGCGCCACGCCGCCGGCCCGGACGCTGGCCGACGCCGGCGTCCACCTCGCCCTCGGGTCCGACCACAACCCCGGCACCAGCGGGATCACGTCGATGAGCCTGGTGGTCGCGCTGGCCGTCGCCGTGTTCGGGCTGTCGGTGGACGAGGCGCTCACGGCCGCCACGGCCGGCGGCGCCCGGTCGCTGCGGGCCTCCGACCGGGGCGTGGTCGAGCCGGGGCGGCTGGCCGACCTCGTCGCCTGGGACGCCGACCACGAGGGCGCGTTCGCGTGGGCGTTCGGGCTGCGGCCGTCGCGGGTGTGGCTCGGCGGCGAGGAGGTCGAGCCCGCCTAG
- a CDS encoding glycoside hydrolase family 15 protein, protein MPARIEDYALLGDTESAALVGRDGSVDWLALPRFDSPACFAALLGGPEHGRWRIAPAAPVTAVRRRYRGDTLVLETEMDTADGTVAIVDCMPIRDGEPNLVRVVEGRRGRVPVRMELVVRFDYGKDVPWVRRMPDGRLRAICGPESLFLDTPVPTRGEDLTTVADVTVGAGDRVPFTLSWHPSHLAPPERCDPFRAVADTERWWEAWVSQCRYEGDWAADVRRSLVVLKALTYHPTGAIVAAPTTSLPEQLGGPRNWDYRYGWLRDATFTLLSLLGAGFTTEAVAWRDWLLRAVAGEPSRLQIMYGVGGERRLPEWTVDWLPGYERSGPVRVGNAAADQFQLDVWGEVLDALHQAREHGIDADEESWALQKALMDFLEGNWRRPDEGIWEVRGPRRHFTHSKVMAWVAADRAARACEAHRTDGPVDRWRRLGVEIRAEVLERGVDDRGVFVQHYGSTELDASLLRIPLVGFLPASDPRVVNTVEAVATELVDDGFVRRYVPHPDLDGLPAAEGAFLMCTFWLADCWTLLGRRDEAVRLFERLRAIANDVGLLSEEYDPASGRMLGNFPQAFSHVSLVNTVTNLSVTGGGAAERRCGPRPGDAPLVRSAPL, encoded by the coding sequence GTGCCGGCCCGCATCGAGGACTACGCCCTGCTCGGCGACACCGAGTCCGCCGCGCTCGTCGGCCGGGACGGCTCGGTCGACTGGCTCGCCCTCCCCCGCTTCGACTCGCCCGCCTGCTTCGCCGCCCTCCTCGGCGGGCCGGAGCACGGCCGCTGGCGCATCGCCCCGGCCGCCCCCGTCACCGCCGTCCGCCGCCGCTACCGGGGCGACACGCTCGTCCTCGAGACCGAGATGGACACCGCGGACGGGACCGTCGCGATCGTCGACTGCATGCCGATCCGCGACGGCGAGCCCAACCTCGTCCGGGTCGTCGAGGGCCGCCGCGGCCGGGTGCCGGTCCGCATGGAGCTCGTCGTCCGCTTCGACTACGGCAAGGACGTGCCCTGGGTCCGGCGGATGCCCGACGGCCGGCTGCGGGCCATCTGCGGCCCCGAGTCGCTGTTCCTCGACACCCCGGTGCCGACGAGGGGCGAGGACCTCACCACCGTCGCCGACGTGACCGTGGGCGCCGGCGACCGGGTGCCCTTCACGCTCAGCTGGCACCCGTCGCACCTCGCCCCGCCCGAGCGGTGCGACCCGTTCCGGGCCGTGGCCGACACCGAGCGGTGGTGGGAGGCGTGGGTCTCCCAGTGCCGCTACGAGGGCGACTGGGCGGCCGACGTCCGCCGCTCGCTCGTCGTGCTGAAGGCGCTCACCTACCACCCGACCGGCGCCATCGTGGCCGCCCCGACCACGTCGCTGCCCGAGCAGCTGGGCGGGCCGAGGAACTGGGACTACCGCTACGGCTGGCTCCGCGACGCCACGTTCACCCTGCTCAGCCTGCTCGGCGCCGGCTTCACGACCGAGGCGGTGGCGTGGCGGGACTGGCTGCTGCGGGCCGTCGCCGGCGAGCCGTCGAGGCTCCAGATCATGTACGGGGTGGGCGGCGAGCGCCGGCTGCCGGAGTGGACGGTCGACTGGCTGCCGGGCTACGAGCGGTCCGGCCCGGTGCGGGTCGGCAACGCCGCCGCCGACCAGTTCCAGCTCGACGTGTGGGGCGAGGTGCTCGACGCCCTCCACCAGGCCCGCGAGCACGGGATCGACGCCGACGAGGAGTCGTGGGCCCTTCAGAAGGCGCTCATGGACTTCCTCGAGGGCAACTGGCGCCGGCCCGACGAGGGCATCTGGGAGGTGCGGGGGCCGCGCCGCCACTTCACCCACTCGAAGGTGATGGCGTGGGTGGCGGCCGACCGGGCGGCCCGGGCCTGCGAGGCGCACCGCACCGACGGGCCGGTCGACCGGTGGCGGCGGCTCGGGGTCGAGATCAGGGCCGAGGTGCTCGAGCGGGGGGTGGACGACCGGGGCGTGTTCGTCCAGCACTACGGGTCGACCGAGCTCGACGCCAGCCTGCTGCGCATCCCCCTCGTCGGGTTCCTGCCGGCGTCGGACCCGCGGGTGGTCAACACGGTCGAGGCGGTCGCCACCGAGCTCGTCGACGACGGGTTCGTCCGCCGCTACGTGCCCCACCCCGACCTCGACGGCCTGCCGGCGGCCGAGGGCGCGTTCCTCATGTGCACGTTCTGGCTGGCCGACTGCTGGACCCTCCTCGGGCGGCGGGACGAGGCCGTGCGCCTGTTCGAGCGGCTGCGGGCCATCGCCAACGACGTCGGCCTGCTGTCCGAGGAGTACGACCCGGCGTCGGGCCGGATGCTCGGCAACTTCCCGCAGGCCTTCTCGCACGTCTCGCTCGTGAACACGGTGACCAACCTGTCCGTCACCGGCGGCGGGGCGGCCGAGCGGCGGTGCGGCCCCCGGCCGGGGGACGCGCCGCTGGTACGGTCCGCCCCCCTATGA
- a CDS encoding CapA family protein — translation MATAAPRRPRRLPRRVYLRRRVTVAVVAAVAVGGPVWAVAGPDGESAGPVPTTTTSAAPTTTAPSTTTTADPLGSGNPVTIAFGGDVHFERSIEARLLADPSSVMALVAPTLSAADLAVVNLETAVTEGGTPAPKQFTFRAPPAAFDALQSAGVDVASVANNHGMDYGVDGLEDTLDLAASAGFPVIGAGRTEDEAYAPFRTTVDGQRIAVIAATQVLDDFLIDEWTAEGDEPGLASAKRVDRLVEEVRAAREDSDTVVVFLHWGVEQQSCPTEVQQDLAGDLVAAGADLVVGGHAHVLQGAGMLGDAFVAYGLGNFTFMERTPLSVNTGVLEVTVTGRRVDGYRFLPGVLVDGLHHPLEGDEADAALAYWDQLRECTDLDA, via the coding sequence ATGGCGACCGCCGCGCCCCGCCGGCCGCGCCGGCTGCCCCGGCGGGTCTACCTCCGCCGGCGGGTGACGGTCGCCGTCGTCGCCGCCGTCGCCGTCGGCGGGCCGGTGTGGGCCGTCGCCGGCCCGGACGGCGAGTCGGCCGGGCCGGTCCCGACGACGACCACCTCGGCCGCGCCGACCACCACCGCCCCGTCCACCACCACGACGGCCGACCCGCTCGGCAGCGGCAACCCGGTGACGATCGCCTTCGGCGGCGACGTCCACTTCGAGCGGTCCATCGAGGCCCGGCTGCTGGCCGACCCGTCCTCGGTCATGGCCCTCGTCGCCCCGACCCTGTCCGCCGCCGACCTGGCCGTCGTCAACCTGGAGACGGCGGTGACCGAGGGCGGGACGCCGGCGCCCAAGCAGTTCACGTTCCGGGCCCCTCCGGCGGCGTTCGACGCGCTGCAGTCGGCCGGGGTCGACGTCGCCTCCGTGGCCAACAACCACGGCATGGACTACGGGGTCGACGGGCTGGAGGACACCCTCGACCTCGCGGCGAGCGCCGGCTTCCCGGTCATCGGGGCCGGCCGCACCGAGGATGAGGCCTACGCCCCGTTCCGCACGACCGTCGACGGCCAGCGCATCGCCGTCATCGCCGCCACCCAGGTGCTCGACGACTTCCTGATCGACGAGTGGACGGCCGAGGGCGACGAGCCGGGGCTGGCGTCGGCCAAGCGGGTCGACCGCCTGGTCGAGGAGGTGCGGGCGGCGAGGGAGGACAGCGACACGGTCGTCGTGTTCCTGCACTGGGGGGTCGAGCAGCAGTCCTGCCCGACCGAGGTGCAGCAGGACCTGGCCGGGGACCTCGTGGCCGCCGGGGCCGACCTCGTCGTCGGCGGGCACGCCCACGTGCTCCAGGGCGCGGGGATGCTCGGCGACGCGTTCGTGGCCTACGGGCTCGGCAACTTCACGTTCATGGAGCGCACGCCGCTGTCGGTGAACACCGGCGTGCTGGAGGTGACGGTCACCGGCAGGCGGGTCGACGGCTACCGGTTCCTCCCCGGCGTGCTGGTCGACGGGCTGCACCACCCGCTCGAGGGCGACGAGGCGGACGCCGCGCTCGCCTACTGGGACCAGCTGCGGGAGTGCACCGACCTCGACGCCTGA